The proteins below are encoded in one region of Treponema primitia ZAS-1:
- a CDS encoding helix-turn-helix domain-containing protein: MADDIFEAEIRATLGKNLKRFRAKQKLSQLQLAVKAGLTHNFINDLENGKKWLSPQTLVKLSKALKLEPYQFLMPEGTIPDQAATALAERLDDMADAYVTMVKDLKGRYLQDSTGED, translated from the coding sequence ATGGCGGACGATATCTTTGAAGCCGAAATTCGGGCTACCTTGGGTAAAAACTTAAAGCGTTTCCGGGCCAAACAAAAACTGTCCCAATTACAATTGGCGGTGAAGGCCGGGTTGACCCATAATTTTATCAATGACCTGGAAAACGGTAAAAAATGGCTTTCCCCACAGACTCTCGTCAAGCTGTCAAAGGCACTGAAGCTGGAACCCTACCAGTTTTTAATGCCCGAAGGAACGATACCCGATCAGGCAGCAACAGCCCTGGCGGAGCGCCTGGATGATATGGCCGATGCTTATGTGACGATGGTGAAAGATCTTAAGGGCCGCTACCTTCAGGATTCTACCGGAGAGGATTGA